AGTggacgtcttgtatgccgaaacCTGGTCCTTGCCAGTAgagtaaaacatattttatctagaACTAATTAtgaaatcgctcttacagtagtgtttACTTTATTAGATGCATGCCCCTGTCTAAACAATCACCAACTCCTCGATGGTTATGTactgtatttgtttaattacatTGGCTCCGTtgtgggtacagcgtacatattgtattgCTTAATCGTAATGCTgtacgatttggaatttcaacggtatcgatttaaatacttaacaatgtcgtggaatttgtcaataggttttgtttgatgttttgctACATATTACGTGTTTTGCTCCGtgattatgtaacagaatttgCCTCGCTTTATTTTCCCTTTAAACAATGACTAGTATTTCTAGCATTAAAAGGAATATATACGTCTCCAATACTGTAAACCCACTTTACTTTTTAGGTTAACTTTTGTGCATTTCGCTGGAGATTAAAATTCTTACTTGCCGCTAAGATCATTCAACTAAAAAGTACAATAGATTATAATTGTAAATTACACGATAAAATTGCCTTGGAAAACGTAGTAGGTATGAAACTCGCCGCAAAAGTAAGCTTGCTTACAATAGTGAAAATAATAGAAATACTGTGCTTACCTCCCATAAGTAACTGAACTACACACAACACTCCTAGCTCAAAGTCTGATAGAGCCAGTTTGTTGAgtttttttgcaaataaaaacattttgccGACAATGTCTGGGTTCATGATTTTCGTCATGGTGGCTCTACTGTAAAATAGTCCTTCTCGGAGAATAATATAACTTTCCTCGTCTATGAAGAATTCACTGGTAGATATCTGCAATGTTAACAAACGCATTTGCACTATTTGCATACCTGTAAACTGAGCGATATGCTTACTCTGATAGGTGGTAACAGACAATTAGAACTACTGCAATAAAGACATAGTTGTCAACCTGGCTAACAACATTAATAAAACCTTTGCAATATAAACAGAGTACATATGTATCTGCAATGGAAGTAAGATACCATTCAACATAAATTACTGTGAAACCTATAGTAAACAAGCAGGAGAAATACTTTAATAATTCTCAGTGGAATACATAAATTAACCTAATGAATGAAAGCTCTGAGTTCTTTAATCAAAGCTCAACAAGTAGAACACAAAGAATGGCATGAATACACTCTATTCCGTTAAAATACCTTTGTAAGGCATCTTATCATCTAACAAGTTTTACAAACAATTCCATCTTGATAAATAATACTATACTTAAGCACTTACCGTCCAGATATCAAGATAGGCACGTAGCGTTAGTTTTTCTCTGTCGGATTCGACTAAATTACTGAAACCAGGGACGCCGGAGCAAAATTCTGCCAATCACAAAAATATTCAGTAAGATCCGTCTATATAACACTTGTCTTAGAAATGTATGTTTCGAACTTTCTAGAATTAGTAAAAGAGTGAATTACAGAGTATAAGGAAATGTTTTGTCTTCCAGTTAATAACTTAGATAACATCAACATTAAAGAATATAAGAATATTCAACTTTCTATTTCTGATACTTCTTTTCTTTAAATTCTGCTTGCACACATTTTAATAGTTCAACTTGAAGCAAAATATCAAGTATAGAGAAAATAAGAGAGCAAAAAGATAAGGGCAGTCTAATAAGATCAAAAGCTAAATGGATTGAGGAAGGCGAAAAACctcacaaattattttttaacttaGAAAATAGGAACTTCATTTCTAATATAATACCAAAAATTCAATGGGATGATGGAAAGGTTATTACACAGCAAGAAGAAATTCACGAggttcatattttttattaaaatctcTATAGCCCGGATTGTGATTTGGAGGATATTGATTTAAATGTCGTATTTAAAGATTATAATGTttgcaaaattaataaaaattacAGAGAAAATTGAAAGGATTAATTACTTTACAGGAAGCAGaggtaattttgaaaaatatgaaaaataacaaaagtccccttccccagggggaaactagagactgCATGGTCatttaattaccatttttgTAAAGAATCTTAATACCTTTCTATCAATGAAtggtatttgattctaccacatctgtgagtagagaagaaaaACCCCTAGGGGTGGgaaccatataattcacaatttgatTGACCTTATGCcgtagaaggtttgtgcaaaactTCGTTGAAATTCTTTCAACCGTTttggagaagtcgaaaatgtaaatagtTTATCGTCGCACGAGGGACGATGGCCGACGACGAAagaaaggcgattagaataggtcaccacgagacttcgtctcaggtgataTAATAAAGCTTCATGCGATATAATAACAGAATGAAAGAAAACTGAAAATGAACGACCTACAATAGGTCTCAAATACACGGCAGTCTTTACAAGAATTCAACCTAGTGATTGCTGTTTAATGGTTTGATATATGcttttaattgttttgaaatcaACAAAGTACTTTAACATATGTATCTGATTACTTACTACTTTATTTTTAGCTTGTGCCCAAATCGTGATTCAAATTTACATATAGGAAATTGTAGCAAAGTAAGAGAGAGACATATAGGTATATGAACTACGAAATTTAACAATAAACTGTGAAGTGGAATTGGAAAAGACATGTGAAGTTATGTTATGaattaaacatgaaaaattaATTCTCCACTTGATACAACTTAccaatatttcttttgtttacaCCGTCAAGCCTGGTTATCAACATTTTCCATACTTCTTGTAAGCCATCCAGAGTAGAAAACTGCATAGCTATCTGTAATTATAACTTGATTGTGGAATTGGATCGTATAAAATCCAATTAAATCAACTTAAATTTTCGGATTATACTCAGTGATATGATAAATTACCAGCAATGTAAAACTCAAGCAATATTTTGTTAAAGGTGCTTAACTTACCCAACCCTGAAGACACATTAAGGTTCTTCAAATAATAGACcattccattatgaaatttcagggttgAATGAGTATGGTAGatctatacattttaaaatcgCGCCAAAATATGACCCTACACAGGAAGTTTGGAAGGTCGTTTCGAATTCCAGAACATTGTGAAAATTGccaacatataatatatattgtctacaatttttaataaatcaaataaaagcaatatAGTGAAAATTAACTATCTATTTTTTCAAGGTTTTGCTTTTCCTGTCGTAATTTTTAAACACAGAAAGAAACATTGTCGCAAGAAATGATAAAAAGGAACGTAACCAGACAAAAATTTCcggaaataaaatttcaaaaaaatcgCAAATGAATATCTTTAGACCCCAAAATGGAGAAAGTCGTAAACAGACACTGAATGATAAGGGGGGAGAGTTACATTTGTATGAGTTACAACCTCTAAGATTGTGGACCCTATgcttttaaatgatattttaacaatttattatatttcGTATATCATATCCAAATGTTTCACATTTCTTTTATGCttattcatttgtttgtttcgGGGCGAAAATATGCCAAAGtatgaaaatttaatatcatttgaaaaatgtaattgttttgtattttgggCTATCGTTAGAGGCTCAACACAAATAAATCAACAAGTTTGATACAACATTAATCCTAATATTACCAAAAAAAAGagaattttatcatttttttttcctattttcgGTTAGCAAATTTAACTAGATGgcatatttcaagctcaaatatctcaaaaggTAGTTCGAGAATCCCATTTTTCCTCTACATATTTGAAATCTAtttgtaacaagaggcccaatggccttaatggtcatctgactacctcgGCAATAGTCAAATTAATcatatatggtgtcatggtagcaaccttcgatttgggatcaactaGATCATATCAGGAtgatttcatgcaagtttcaggtaaatcacactggtagaacttgaggagaaattcaaaatgtgttttcaagatggcggctgtggcggccatcttggatttcggatcgaccagAAAAATAAGAACGCTTgccgggaccatgtcaggatcatttcatgaaagtttcagctaaatcgcactagTTGaccttgagaagaagttcaaaatgtgctttcaagatggcggctgtggctgccatcttggatttcggatcgacccgaaaaataacaacactttgtcgggactatgtcaggatcatttcatgcacgTTTTAGCTAAAttgcacttgtagaacttgagaaaatgttcaaaaatgtgttttcatgatGGCCtatgtggcggccatcttggattttggatcaaccccaaaaataacaacactttgtcgggaccatgtcaggatcatttcatgcaagtttcagctaaatttcaccggtaaaacttgagaagttcaaaatgtgttttcaagatgccTGCTTTGGCGGCCACGTTGGATTTCGAATTgatctgaaaaataacaacactttgtcgggaccatccatgtaaggatcatttcatgcaagtttcagcaaaatcgcacttgtagaacttgagaagaagttcaaaatgtgttttcaagatggcggctgtggcgaccatcttggatttcagatcgacccgaaaaataagaacactttgtcgggaccatgtcatgatcatttcatgctagtttcagctaaatcgcacatGTAGAACTAGAggagaagtttaaaatgtgttttcaagatggctgctttgTCGGCCATGAtcgatttcggatcgacccgaaaaataacaacactttgtcgggaccatgttagaatcatttcatgcacgtttcagctaaatcgcacttgtagaacttgagaagaagttcagaATTGAagagttaacgcacggcgcacggcggacggcggacggcggacggacGAAAAATGACGGCTacaggtcatcctgacccttcgggtcaaacgacctaaaaatacaacaaaataaggCCTATTACATGTAGTAAAAATGATATGGGTTTACCCAAATGTATGAAGCTAGCTTTGGATTGTTTTAAGTGTCCAACGCACAGAGTTTAAGACAATATTAAATGCATCATGAAGACAACAGTAAATGCATCATGCTGATATTTCAAAGATACACATTTTTGCGACCATGACAGTTACCCTGgtatttgtaaaaatatcaGCTTCGTgaaaaataaccggctatacttTATCTAGAAACGCCTACACCACGATAAAGCATTGTATTTTATCACGCAGATTTATAACCTCACACACCATACCTTTTTCGCAAAATAGTCCTGGATGATTTTCCTCTTTATTTTCAGCGATTCGTAGAAAGTATTCACGACCGGCTCGATCCTCTTGGTCGTGCTTTCTACCAGAGCTAAGGTTTCAGGATCCAGATCAGACGTTATTAGTGTTTGACACTGTCTATTCTTTTCGCAAGTCTCCGTCTCCATTCTAGACGACACAGTATCAACCTTACCATTCTGTTCTTTACCAGATTGCCATTGTTTTGAACTTTCGTCGGATGAAGAAAACACATCAGATTCACTATTGCTGGTTTGGTAACccttttcaaaataattatttggaAATAACCTTTCGCCACCATAACTGTGACTAGTTCCATTTTGAGGTTTTGTTTTATCAGTTCCATTTTCCTTCTTGCTCATCTGTGGCCTTTCGTGGGCGTCATGTGTCATACTTTCTTCGGCACCATTATTCTGAATCTGAATGCCTCTGATTTCCACCTTTATCCTTTCGCCGTTGGCTTGAGGCTGTGAAACAGACGAATAATTTGGTTGCTGCTGGAACGGTGTTTCTTGGGGGGATGTCTGTTTCATTACAGTTATAGTCTCACTAAAAAGGGACGGCAAATCCTCCATAGAGGTCGAGGTATTTGTTTTTCCATACGTCGAATCTTCATCAATATTCCAAGCTCGCATGTCATATTCTTTATTGAAATGTCGATCTTCAAAAAACTGCCGTTCTGCTCTCTGAAAAAGACCTCTGTTGTGTTTTTCCGTGTCATCATCCCTTTGGGTGGGAATTGTGTTATTTGACCTCCAAAGTAATGCAGGGCCCTTTTCAAACTcggaaaaataaactttttctTTTGTCCCTTCAGACTCCCTTTTAGACTCCGGAAAATAACTTGGATCCATTAGTTTATCTTCAAACTGATCCTTAGGTTCTAAATTACATTGATTTGCAAAGTCTTGCGTCGATGAGAATTGAGTCGACGAATAGGTTTGCTCTGACTGTAAGGGAAAGGCCGAGGAGAAACCCTGTTGTGAAGACAGGGGCTGGGCTGAAGAAGAGAAATTATTTTCGTCCGACCGTAATGGCTGAACAGAACACATTTGTGGTGACGTGAAATTCGGTTGTGATTGTAAGGGCTGGGTCGAAGAGAAATTCGGTTGTAAGTGTAAAGGTTGGACCGAAGGGAAACTTGGTTGTGATGTTGAATGTGAGAAATGTGGTTGTAACTGCAAATGTTGGTCCGACTCGAAACTTGGCTTTGATGTCAGGGGTTGAGTCGAAGAGA
The DNA window shown above is from Argopecten irradians isolate NY chromosome 8, Ai_NY, whole genome shotgun sequence and carries:
- the LOC138329380 gene encoding uncharacterized protein; protein product: MPSGAVPFPFGNCRVCNDRATGVHYGVASCEGCKGFFKRSTTREEKYKCFFGGSCLLTPQNRSRCKACRFQMCLKQGMAIDAVKMGRIPKLEKEKALRDASINQPSTQVSCTDYSSPSQPQQTYYSSPLSTGSQEMFSSTQHSQQNFLSTQQLQSRQKFSSNQALPSQLDSMSSQQSFSSTQPLTSKPSFESDQHLQLQPHFSHSTSQPSFPSVQPLHLQPNFSSTQPLQSQPNFTSPQMCSVQPLRSDENNFSSSAQPLSSQQGFSSAFPLQSEQTYSSTQFSSTQDFANQCNLEPKDQFEDKLMDPSYFPESKRESEGTKEKVYFSEFEKGPALLWRSNNTIPTQRDDDTEKHNRGLFQRAERQFFEDRHFNKEYDMRAWNIDEDSTYGKTNTSTSMEDLPSLFSETITVMKQTSPQETPFQQQPNYSSVSQPQANGERIKVEIRGIQIQNNGAEESMTHDAHERPQMSKKENGTDKTKPQNGTSHSYGGERLFPNNYFEKGYQTSNSESDVFSSSDESSKQWQSGKEQNGKVDTVSSRMETETCEKNRQCQTLITSDLDPETLALVESTTKRIEPVVNTFYESLKIKRKIIQDYFAKKIAMQFSTLDGLQEVWKMLITRLDGVNKRNIEFCSGVPGFSNLVESDREKLTLRAYLDIWTISTSEFFIDEESYIILREGLFYSRATMTKIMNPDIVGKMFLFAKKLNKLALSDFELGVLCVVQLLMGDELELENREAVDELHSHYLDVFIYTISRNHPSTSSRLLVDVFRLFPLLNEINKLNTEILATHKMKGPNLEN